In Helianthus annuus cultivar XRQ/B chromosome 3, HanXRQr2.0-SUNRISE, whole genome shotgun sequence, a single window of DNA contains:
- the LOC110930003 gene encoding L-type lectin-domain containing receptor kinase IX.1: protein MSILACFFLALIPYSTSITFNFINITSKNSHEIILSGDAAYTTDDGIQLTGGSYNDRYGSVWLAGRATYTKLLHLWDGSSTDLASFSTSFTFVMDSYLNEKHGDGLTFFLAEENFVMNAGGYLGLPYDSTTNTTRYRFVAVEFDTFGGNDWDPKDPDTNNMSINDHVGIDIGSITSVVSRKWFSNITYGKECRALINYNADFKTLSVSFISFKDHLSVWETGLDYAIDLRHVLPEWVIFGFSASTGNRFEKNNVISWKFNSTEFKVDDKNRKDHMSSKMRLIGGALLLFTGLAILAYFLWIRKKKHGDEAEEIALLEINNEIEMGASMPRSFSYHELARSTADFAETEKLGEGGFGGVYKGFLKDLSMWVAVKRVSKTSKQGIKEYASEVRIISRLRHRNLVQLIGWCHEKGELLLAYEFMENGSLDLHLFKGKSMLTWNSRYKIAHGLASALLYLHEEWEQCVLHRDIKSSNVMLDSNFNVKLGDFGLAKLVDHEKSTQTTMLAGTFGYMAPEYLFTGRSTKESDVFSFGVVALEIACGRKATDYISLEKQIRLVEWVWELYGNDSTLEAVDPSLGSEFDEEEVRRLMSIGLWCVHPDSEFRPSMRQAIKVLNSEASMPLLPSKMPIAYFLPPLASLLSDFSSTSQYQSLSRTLEPPRTESSKQTTSSSANSSCSQFISMSHSMQ from the coding sequence ATGTCCATCTTGGCGTGCTTCTTTCTTGCTTTAATCCCTTATTCAACTTCAATTACTTTCAATTTCATAAATATTACTTCAAAAAATTCCCATGAAATAATATTATCAGGTGATGCAGCTTATACCACTGATGATGGAATCCAGTTGACCGGTGGAAGTTATAATGATCGATATGGTTCAGTCTGGTTAGCAGGTCGAGCAACGTACACCAAACTTCTTCATCTTTGGGACGGGAGCTCTACTGATCTGGCCAGCTTCTCTACGAGCTTCACATTTGTGATGGATTCATACCTAAACGAGAAGCACGGTGATGGTCTCACATTCTTCCTTGCTGAGGAAAATTTTGTGATGAATGCAGGAGGATACTTGGGGCTTCCTTACGATTCTACAACCAACACCACTAGATATCGATTTGTTGCTGTGGAGTTTGATACTTTTGGTGGAAACGATTGGGATCCAAAAGATCCGGATACTAATAATATGTCGATAAATGACCATGTGGGCATCGATATTGGCTCTATTACTTCCGTTGTGTCTCGAAAGTGGTTTAGCAATATAACATATGGGAAAGAGTGTAGAGCTTTGATTAATTATAATGCTGATTTCAAAACTCTTAGTGTTTCCTTCATTAGTTTTAAAGATCATTTATCTGTATGGGAAACTGGGCTTGATTACGCCATTGATCTAAGGCACGTGTTGCCTGAATGGGTAATTTTTGGGTTTTCGGCTTCCACTGGAAATCGATTCGAGAAAAACAATGTAATATCTTGGAAGTTTAATAGTACTGAGTTTAAGGTTGACGATAAAAATAGGAAAGACCATATGTCGAGTAAGATGAGATTAATAGGTGGAGCATTGCTTCTATTTACTGGGTTGGCAATACTTGCATACTTTTTATGGATACGGAAGAAAAAGCATGGCGATGAAGCGGAGGAAATTGCACTGTTGGAGATTAACAATGAGATTGAAATGGGGGCCTCCATGCCAAGAAGTTTTTCTTACCATGAATTAGCTCGCTCAACTGCGGACTTTGCTGAGACAGAGAAGCTTGGAGAGGGAGGTTTTGGAGGAGTTTACAAAGGTTTTCTAAAAGATTTAAGCATGTGGGTCGCTGTCAAAAGGGTGTCGAAGACTTCCAAACAAGGCATCAAAGAGTATGCGtcagaagtaaggatcattagCCGATTGAGGCACAGAAACTTGGTGCAACTCATCGGTTGGTGCCATGAGAAAGGAGAACTTCTGCTTGCTTATGAATTTATGGAAAACGGAAGCTTGGATTTACATCTTTTTAAAGGAAAGAGCATGTTGACATGGAACTCAAGGTACAAAATTGCCCATGGTTTGGCTTCTGCTTTGTTATATTTACATGAAGAATGGGAGCAATGTGTCTTGCACAGAGATATCAAATCAAGTAATGTGATGTTGGACTCAAATTTCAATGTGAAGCTTGGTGACTTCGGGCTGGCTAAGTTGGTTGACCATGAGAAAAGCACGCAAACAACGATGTTGGCAGGAACCTTCGGTTATATGGCTCCTGAATATCTATTCACTGGCAGATCAACCAAGGAATCAGATGTTTTTAGTTTCGGAGTTGTTGCATTGGAAATAGCCTGTGGGCGAAAAGCCACTGACTATATATCTCTAGAAAAACAAATACGGTTAGTAGAATGGGTTTGGGAGCTTTATGGGAATGACAGTACTTTAGAAGCAGTCGATCCGAGTCTAGGGTCAGagtttgatgaagaagaagtcAGGCGTTTAATGAGCATTGGTTTATGGTGCGTGCACCCCGACTCAGAATTTCGTCCTTCGATGAGACAAGCCATTAAGGTACTAAACTCCGAAGCTTCCATGCCGTTACTACCCTCAAAGATGCCAATAGCTTATTTTTTGCCACCTCTAGCGTCCTTGCTTTCCGATTTCTCTTCCACTAGCCAATACCAATCCTTAAGTAGAACTCTAGAACCTCCTAGAACTGAATCATCAAAGCAAACAACGTCATCGTCGGCAAATTCTTCTTGTTCCCAATTCATATCAATGTCACATTCAATGCAATGA